In Bacillus sp. FJAT-45037, the following are encoded in one genomic region:
- a CDS encoding phospho-sugar mutase, giving the protein MDWMNRYEKWNTFFALEPELKEAMQQLEGNEEALEDCFYKDLEFGTGGIRGEIGPGPNRLNTYTIRRAAEGLAQYIASNGEEAKKRGVAIAFDSRHKSPEFAREAALTLGKHGIQTYLFHDLRPTPELSFAVRKLNAYAGIVVTASHNPPEYNGFKVYGPDGGQLPPGPADELVRYVSGIEDELTIEVADEMVLKGDRLLQVIAEDIDDAYNEQLKTILVQPKLVEEVGSDVKIVFTPLHGTANIAVRRVLEEVGFSQLTVVPEQELPDPEFSTVSSPNPEEHAAFELAIRYGEQEQADLLLATDPDGDRVGLAVKDASGEYVVLTGNQTGALLIEYMLSQKNEQGTLPKNGVIMKTIVTSELGRVIAEHYGLKAIDTLTGFKFIGEKIGQYETSGEHTFLFGYEESYGYLIGDFVRDKDAIQACLLAAELAAYYKSRNMTIYDGLLEMYEKYGYFKETLQSLTLKGKVGIEKIESIIASFRQAPPTELNGVAIISVEDYLSNESTTVGTSEKKVIQLPKSNVLKYTLEDGSWFCIRPSGTEPKVKFYFGVQKETLAESEQSLKQLEDAVMSLVHAMK; this is encoded by the coding sequence ATGGACTGGATGAACAGATATGAAAAGTGGAATACTTTTTTTGCTCTTGAACCAGAACTAAAAGAAGCAATGCAACAACTAGAGGGAAATGAAGAAGCCCTTGAGGATTGCTTTTACAAAGACTTAGAATTTGGAACGGGCGGGATTCGTGGAGAAATTGGACCAGGGCCTAACCGTCTGAATACATATACGATTCGTCGCGCAGCAGAAGGGCTAGCGCAATATATAGCATCAAATGGAGAAGAAGCAAAAAAGCGTGGGGTAGCAATTGCTTTTGATTCTAGGCATAAATCACCGGAGTTTGCACGTGAAGCTGCATTAACACTTGGAAAGCATGGGATACAAACATACTTATTTCATGATCTTCGTCCAACTCCCGAATTATCATTCGCTGTTCGCAAGCTAAATGCCTACGCAGGAATTGTCGTCACAGCAAGTCACAACCCTCCTGAATACAACGGGTTTAAAGTGTATGGTCCAGATGGTGGACAACTCCCACCAGGCCCTGCAGATGAGTTGGTTCGTTATGTAAGTGGCATTGAAGATGAGTTAACGATCGAAGTAGCTGATGAGATGGTTTTAAAAGGAGACAGACTTCTTCAAGTGATTGCAGAAGACATTGATGATGCATATAATGAGCAACTTAAAACGATCCTTGTTCAACCTAAACTTGTGGAGGAAGTAGGAAGCGACGTAAAAATCGTCTTTACCCCTCTACACGGAACTGCCAATATTGCTGTTCGTCGTGTATTAGAGGAGGTTGGTTTCTCTCAATTAACGGTCGTACCAGAACAAGAGCTTCCTGATCCAGAATTTAGTACAGTGAGCTCACCAAACCCTGAAGAACACGCGGCATTTGAATTGGCAATTCGCTATGGTGAACAAGAGCAAGCGGATCTTCTTTTAGCGACAGATCCCGATGGGGACCGTGTTGGACTTGCTGTAAAGGATGCAAGCGGAGAATATGTTGTACTAACAGGGAATCAAACAGGAGCTCTACTCATTGAATACATGTTAAGTCAGAAAAATGAGCAAGGTACACTTCCAAAAAATGGAGTGATTATGAAGACGATCGTGACTTCTGAATTAGGACGAGTGATTGCTGAACATTACGGATTAAAAGCCATTGATACGCTAACAGGCTTTAAATTCATCGGTGAGAAAATTGGCCAATATGAGACATCAGGTGAACATACATTCCTGTTCGGATACGAAGAGAGTTATGGATACCTTATTGGTGACTTTGTCCGGGATAAAGATGCAATTCAAGCGTGTCTTCTAGCAGCTGAACTAGCAGCGTATTATAAATCCCGCAATATGACGATCTATGATGGATTGCTTGAAATGTATGAAAAATATGGCTATTTCAAAGAAACTTTGCAATCCTTAACACTGAAAGGAAAAGTAGGCATTGAAAAGATTGAATCGATCATTGCTTCATTCAGACAAGCTCCACCAACGGAACTAAATGGAGTGGCAATTATATCGGTTGAAGATTACTTATCAAATGAATCAACAACGGTTGGAACCTCTGAAAAGAAAGTGATTCAGCTTCCTAAGTCCAATGTGCTGAAATACACCCTTGAAGATGGTTCGTGGTTCTGCATTCGTCCGTCTGGAACAGAGCCGAAGGTGAAATTCTATTTCGGTGTCCAAAAAGAGACCTTAGCAGAAAGTGAACAAAGCCTCAAACAACTAGAAGATGCAGTGATGAGCCTCGTTCATGCGATGAAATAA
- a CDS encoding SpoVR family protein — MNNWKDLEHSIAEITEIAEGFGLDFYEMRYEICPAEIIYTFGAYGMPTRYSHWSFGKQFHKMKLQYDLGLSKIYELVINSDPCYAFLLDSNSLIQNKLIVAHVLAHCDFFKNNVRFSNTRKDMVESMSATAERIAHYEQVYGKDEVENFLDAVLAIQEHIDPSLVRPKLAWSLDDDGNTKQVKSRGEYDDLWGLDKKPKPEENKISKKQFPPSPEKDVLLFIEEYSRELDPWQRDVLTMMREEMLYFWPQLETKIMNEGWASYWHARILREMDLTTEETIEFAKLNAGVVQPSKTSINPYYLGLKIFEDIEERYDNPTKEMQERQGVKPGSGREKMYEVREIESDISFIRNYLTKDLVMREDMYLFQKQGAEYKVVDKAWEQVRDQLASSRVNGGFPYLTVTDGDYLKNGELYINHSYEGTELDVSYLERVLPYFHQLWGRSVHIESVINDKQIVFIYDGKKVHRKYL, encoded by the coding sequence ATGAATAACTGGAAGGATCTTGAACATTCAATAGCTGAGATTACAGAAATTGCCGAAGGATTTGGTCTTGATTTCTATGAAATGCGCTATGAAATTTGTCCTGCTGAAATTATTTATACATTCGGTGCGTATGGGATGCCGACAAGATATTCTCACTGGAGCTTTGGGAAACAATTTCATAAGATGAAGCTTCAATATGATCTAGGACTCAGTAAAATCTATGAACTTGTTATTAATTCGGACCCTTGCTATGCCTTTTTATTAGATAGCAATTCATTAATTCAAAATAAATTAATTGTTGCTCACGTGTTAGCACATTGTGATTTCTTTAAAAATAATGTTCGATTTTCCAATACACGAAAAGACATGGTTGAAAGCATGAGTGCCACAGCAGAACGTATTGCACATTATGAACAGGTGTATGGAAAAGACGAGGTAGAGAATTTCTTAGATGCGGTGCTCGCGATTCAAGAGCATATTGATCCGAGCTTAGTCCGACCGAAGCTTGCATGGAGCTTAGACGATGACGGAAACACTAAGCAAGTAAAGTCAAGAGGAGAGTACGATGATTTATGGGGTCTAGATAAAAAGCCAAAGCCAGAAGAAAACAAAATCTCAAAAAAACAATTCCCACCTAGTCCAGAAAAAGACGTGCTCTTATTTATTGAAGAATATAGTCGCGAATTAGATCCATGGCAACGAGATGTATTAACAATGATGCGAGAGGAGATGTTGTATTTCTGGCCGCAACTTGAGACGAAGATTATGAATGAAGGTTGGGCGTCTTACTGGCATGCACGAATCTTACGAGAAATGGATTTAACAACCGAGGAGACGATTGAATTTGCCAAGCTAAATGCAGGCGTTGTTCAACCTTCAAAAACATCAATTAATCCATATTATTTAGGGTTGAAGATTTTTGAAGATATTGAAGAAAGGTATGATAACCCAACAAAAGAAATGCAAGAACGACAAGGAGTGAAGCCTGGTAGTGGAAGAGAGAAGATGTATGAAGTCAGGGAAATTGAGTCTGATATCTCATTTATTCGCAACTATCTAACGAAAGACCTCGTGATGCGTGAGGATATGTATTTATTCCAAAAACAAGGAGCAGAGTATAAAGTAGTGGATAAAGCATGGGAGCAAGTGCGTGATCAACTCGCTTCTTCAAGGGTGAATGGAGGGTTCCCGTATTTAACGGTGACAGACGGTGATTATTTGAAAAACGGAGAACTATACATTAATCATTCCTATGAAGGAACAGAACTTGATGTCAGCTATCTAGAAAGGGTTCTGCCTTACTTTCATCAACTCTGGGGCCGTTCGGTTCATATCGAATCCGTGATTAACGACAAGCAGATTGTTTTCATCTACGACGGGAAAAAAGTGCATAGAAAGTATCTGTAA
- a CDS encoding glycerol-3-phosphate dehydrogenase/oxidase — translation MTHTFSSERRYAYIEELTTTELDVLVIGGGITGAGIALDASSRGMKIGLIEMQDFAAGTSSRSTKLVHGGLRYLKQLEVKLVAEVGKERAIVYENAPHVTSPTWMLLPIYKNGTFGKVSTSLGLNMYDRLADVDKKERRTMLNRKTTQEREPLLRKEKLKGGGLYVEYRTDDARLTIEVLKEAVRLGTIAVSYAKVESFIYENGKAIGVVMVDQLTGEAKKVYAKKIVNAAGPWVDTLREQDRSKTKKYLKLSKGVHLVIDHGRFPLRQAVYFDTEKDGRMIFAIPRDGKTYIGTTDTYYEGDITHPRMTIADRDYLLAVANFMFPALSLTTEDVESSWAGLRPLIYEDGKGPSEISRKDEVFISDSGLLTIAGGKLTGYRKMAERVVNSISKDLGVNVPCQTESITLSGGHVGGVAQLGAFLEQRKLEGMSLGLTEATALSLAKLYGSNVTKVFAIMRQTKKHAESFHLPKELFAQLRYGIEEEMVVTPLDFFNRRTGALFFNIVWIKTHKEAVIRYMKSVFEWDEERTKKHEEELNQELYYAMTPVADERHPL, via the coding sequence TTGACACATACATTTTCAAGTGAGAGGCGTTATGCGTACATTGAGGAACTGACAACAACAGAACTCGACGTATTAGTGATAGGTGGGGGAATTACAGGTGCGGGTATTGCACTAGATGCTTCTTCTCGTGGGATGAAGATAGGTTTAATTGAAATGCAAGACTTTGCTGCGGGGACGTCAAGTCGCTCAACCAAGCTTGTTCATGGTGGCCTTAGGTATTTAAAGCAACTTGAGGTGAAACTTGTCGCAGAAGTGGGGAAAGAGCGAGCAATTGTGTATGAAAATGCTCCACATGTAACGAGTCCAACCTGGATGCTTTTGCCGATTTATAAAAACGGTACATTTGGAAAAGTGTCAACTTCGCTCGGTTTAAACATGTATGATCGATTAGCTGATGTCGATAAAAAAGAACGTCGGACGATGCTGAATAGAAAAACGACACAAGAGCGCGAACCTTTACTGAGAAAAGAAAAGCTTAAAGGCGGCGGACTGTATGTTGAATACCGAACAGACGATGCGAGATTAACGATTGAGGTTTTAAAAGAAGCCGTCAGACTCGGCACGATCGCTGTTAGTTATGCGAAAGTGGAATCATTTATCTATGAAAACGGGAAAGCAATTGGTGTGGTAATGGTCGATCAGTTAACAGGCGAAGCCAAAAAAGTATATGCGAAAAAGATTGTAAATGCAGCAGGGCCTTGGGTCGATACGTTACGAGAACAAGATCGATCAAAAACAAAGAAATATTTAAAGTTATCAAAAGGGGTTCATCTTGTGATCGATCATGGACGGTTTCCGTTAAGGCAAGCTGTTTATTTTGATACAGAAAAAGATGGTCGAATGATATTTGCAATTCCAAGAGATGGGAAGACCTATATCGGTACAACAGATACGTATTATGAAGGAGACATTACGCACCCTAGAATGACGATTGCTGATCGCGACTATTTATTAGCAGTAGCAAACTTTATGTTTCCCGCACTATCGCTTACAACGGAAGACGTGGAATCCAGCTGGGCTGGATTACGACCACTTATATATGAAGATGGGAAGGGGCCTTCTGAAATATCTAGAAAAGATGAAGTGTTCATATCAGATTCTGGCCTTCTCACAATCGCAGGTGGCAAATTAACAGGCTATAGAAAGATGGCTGAGCGTGTCGTTAATTCAATTAGTAAAGACCTAGGTGTAAATGTTCCATGTCAGACAGAATCGATAACTTTATCGGGTGGACATGTTGGTGGAGTTGCGCAGCTTGGGGCCTTTTTGGAGCAAAGAAAACTAGAAGGAATGAGTTTAGGGCTGACAGAAGCAACCGCATTATCACTAGCAAAGCTCTATGGGTCAAATGTGACGAAAGTTTTTGCGATTATGAGGCAAACGAAGAAACATGCCGAATCGTTTCATTTGCCAAAAGAGTTGTTCGCTCAGTTACGGTACGGAATAGAAGAGGAGATGGTTGTGACACCACTGGATTTCTTTAATCGTCGCACCGGAGCATTGTTTTTTAATATTGTTTGGATTAAAACACATAAAGAAGCTGTCATCAGATATATGAAATCTGTTTTTGAGTGGGATGAAGAACGAACCAAGAAGCATGAAGAGGAATTGAATCAAGAGCTTTATTATGCCATGACGCCTGTAGCTGACGAGAGGCATCCGCTTTAG